The sequence below is a genomic window from Phoenix dactylifera cultivar Barhee BC4 chromosome 8, palm_55x_up_171113_PBpolish2nd_filt_p, whole genome shotgun sequence.
TTTCATTGTCCTGTCTACTCTGACTAAAGGATTCGTAATAAAAATTGAAAgttattgataaatatataaataacttttattttctattttctatttattttttaatttgatttttatattttttattgtctATATTAATATGTAAGCAGTCtagataatttttttatcttccTTAATTCTAATTTTTTTGAGGAAGAAATTCTTTTTCTCACCCTGTTGATGGATTTGTGATCGCTAATCATGAATAGAGGTAGtggcaaaaaaaatttttttgctATTACATTACCTGTCCTTTCGTGGGCGAGAGGAattgaattaaaaaattaatttatttgatGTCACATAACCAGGGTTGTATCTTGCGCGCGAAGAAAGATTCACCTTTCTTCATACGAATCCACCGTGGGTCGCTTCTTGCACGGATCTCAAAGCGCTTCTAAATCTCAAAGAAGACCCTCTCGAGGCGCAACCCCGTGAACACCCGCTCATGAACGCGCCTCTTTGAAGAGATCCCCCCTCATGGCCATAAATAACTCTCCATAACCCGTCTTTTGGAACCCCAACCGCACCAGACTCGCGGCCAACCCAaaggtctctctctctttctcctctctttttttctctcttccagATTTCTTCTCCTTGTCCATACCTCCATCAGGCTTCTCACCACTGATGACCAAAGAACtggctttctctctctctctctctctctctctcagtctCTCTCATAAGTTGTGTTTAGTATTAGAATTCTTCTCTGATCCATGTGGAAACAAAGTCTAGTTTAGTCCAAGGATTAGTTATAAGTCTTTTTGGTTACTTAGGGTTCAAGTTTTCAGTGTGAGAGGAAGGGGAAGGAGTGGATATCATAAGAGGCCACCTCGTAAGGGAAGGCCTGGTTATTCTAATGGCCTTTCTAAGACTTGTCTTTTATGGCCGGCTAAGAATTACTTGCACTTTCTGTCTCTTCCCTTTTATTTTCGATGTTTTTAATGCTTTAATTCCCTCCTAATATGATAAAATCGAAAACTTTATGGTGCTTGAGTTGTATGATATTAGGAGACAGGGTTGATTTGGTTTGGCCTTAGATCTCTGGTTTCCAGGAATGGAAATAATTCTTTCAAAAATGGAAATAATTTTTATGGACATAAGAAAGCAGGTAAGTTGAGGTCCACCATAGACCAAGATTCATGACCACCATATTCTGCACATTAAtgaagattttaaaaaaaacaatattcTCAAACACTTTGTTCAACCATCCGTATGATTATGATTTGTTCATGaattactatgattatgaattgCCCGTGAGCCTTCTTTCATTTTATCATAGTGATATCATCACTTGTTTCTCTTGGTGGTTGTGGTGGTTTTGCTGTTTGAGTCCTTACAATCCTAGAGAGATTTCCAAATGCCAACCTCGTGACTCTGCCTTAATTTTGACTAATGTTCGAGGAATTCCTTCAAATTATTTGCTTGCAAATGCTTAGTTTTTACAGGTTTTTGGGTGTAGTATTTACTTAATAATTTCGTGCTCTACAGGTTGAAATAATCATCAACAATCATACTTTCTCAATTCTGAAATTCTTTACCGCATGGGCAATAGATGCTACCTATTCCTACTTGTCTTGGTTTGTTTGTGCTCTAAGAGCCAGAGTTTTTCAtggcccttctcttcttcttctgcaaTTCCTCCCAGCCATGGTGGTCCGAAGAAGGAATTGTTCGGCACCAGAGCTGACTTCTCAATTGAAGCCATTGAAGACCCCAAGGGAATGAGATTAGTTGAGGATGCAAAGAAGAAACTGGTGACCTCCAACAGCTGTTGGCAAAATGCTTACCGAAATCTATTCTCTGGCTGTAAGGACATCATTGCTGATAAAGATAAGCGATCGAGGTTAGCGTGGCACCTCAGCGATTGCTTTCAGGAGGACTCTGGTAGGTCCAACTTCCCTACCTGTGATGCAGGGACTGCAATGATGAAATGTCTCAAGAAATTAGATGAATCCGAATATAACATCTACCTCCAGTTCTTCCTTGAGACCAATTCCATATGCCACCAATTACAGTTAAGTGTTTGCATTTAGTTATTTCCTACCAGTTTGCATGTCAAGTTATGGTATCAATTTCCTTACAGATAATTTGGTTTCATTTCCTCAGGACCGAAGCATTCAAGCATGATACAGAGAGGCTGATCAATGATCTTTCTGAATCAGCTCGATTTGCAGAGGATCAGTTAGTGATAATAGAAGAGAGATCAGAGAAGCTACTGCATGACTCCAAAAGAGTTCATGACTCATTGACTTCAATAGACCTCCAAACCCAAAATATTGCCCAAGCATCAAAGGATGTTGAAGCTCAGCTCCATGATGTGGAGAAGCACTCCGTGGCAATTATTGAGCAATCCAGGGGAATAGCTGAATCTCAGCTGGAAATACAAACAGGGTATTTGAGGATGAACGAGACTTTGGAGTCAGGCATGGCTCAGTTGCACAAATCCCACGAGAGTTTGGGTGACGGCTTGGCGAGATTGAGGGACGATGCTACAAAAATAGAGAGCGAGATAGAAGTCTTGAGGGAGTCCATGTCTTCTCGGATGCAAGATCTTCAGAGGAAGGCTAATGACATTGGAGAAGTGGCTGGCATGTCCTTGGAGAAACAGAAGCGACTCTTGGATGGACAGTCTCGGGCCATTGAAGGCCTTGATTTCCTTACAAGATCTCAATATGAAGCAATCAAAGAAAGCCGGTAAGATAATCTTAATTGGATTTGATGGAAATCTATGCTGTCAAGTTCTTCATTCGTTTTTTACTTCTATATGAACTTTGGTAGGGAAAATGTGGAAAAGCTGGCAGAACTTGGACACAGGCAGCAAAAGGAGCTACTTCGTAGACAAGAAGAAATCCAACAGGCTCATGATCGTCTACTCCAAAATTCGCAGTCGATACTGGCAGCTCAGGTACAGTATTCGAGTTAATCTTCTTTACATGcataatatctaattaaatcCGTCGCTTGTATTCTCAGGAAGAGTTTGAattaaagcaagcaaatatttttGCTGCTCTGGACAAGCTCTTTGCACTGCATAATGCCCTCTTGGTTGAATCCCGTTTcatcaagtcattcttcttctaCTCCTCTGTGATCTTTCTTCTCTACATGCTTACTAGTGCAAAGCAAACTTTTGGCATCAGAGCCCGCCTTTATCTAGGTATGCTTCTTCTACATGTGTACGTACCGTCTTCAGTCGAAATAAATCGATAGCGTCTTCTTTAGctctgatttgtatttttctAGGTCTCTGTATCACGTTTATGATCGAGATAGCTATAATTAGATTTGGAGAGGATGACTTCAATCGGCAAACGTGGATAATGTCCAAAATCTTTTTAGCTAGATCAACATTTTTAGTTGCTGCGGCTGTTCAAATCTTGCATTCCATCTTTACTTTCAGGTATGTAattattcttctttttgtatttcGTTTCATACAATTAATGGTGGTAATGCTTAGGAGACCAATATCAGAAACATGTCTCTGTGATTCTTTTCAGAGACTATGAAGTATTAAACCATCAGTTGCTGCAAACATTGGTGGAGAAGGTTCATAATATGGAACAAAACTCAGGTTTGGaatgtctttttttttcacatttGACCATATGCCGCAACTTATAAGCTGATTTATAAATTCTCTTATTGGATAGGGAACAAATTCTTGTCTTATAGCATGGAGAGTGATACGGATTTAAGTCGATATTCATGGATAGATGAGGAATTGCCAGAAGATGTAGATGTCGATGTGGATCCCAATTATGCCTTGCCAGAAGAAGTCGCGGAAAATTCTATCACTACGACCTCAGTCAGCAGAAAATATGATCTTCGGCCACGTAGGTGTCgatgaagctttttttttttttttttgatgtaaagggAGGCAATATGTATAATGAGTcctatctcaaaaatatatagcAATCTAAAAGAGTGCTATCGCAAAAAACATACAATAATCAATTTTTCTCCTGACTTGTAAAAATTTTATAAGAATGGTTTAGAACCATCATGATGATGCGTAATAATCTCTGGGTTGTTGACAATTTTGACTGGTTGGATcataaaaaatatcaatattATAATCTATTGGCACTGTTCCTGTGACAACCCGTGttcttaccaaaaaaaatataagccgAAAAATATTGTTTAAGTTTATTGGCCTTGTATAAGCATCCAAGATTTATCCAATATATTCGACGTGAGACAAAACATACATATGCATGGTTGCTTGTACGCTCCCCCCATTTAATCTTTAGTGGCCTTGTTTAGTTGAAAGTAAATTTAGTCGCAACCACTACTTGTGGTCGGTCTAAATTAGTTCATCTCGTAGTGTCCTCGTATTCGCTTAAGCCATGAACCAAATTCACTCTAATATCATTTGTCACAACTTAATTGGTACCGAAAATCCACTTAGTGCATAATTGAGTGGGACTGAACACATGCTAACGTAGATTCTCACAGCACTGTCATATTATAAGATTCATTTTGCTTGATTTCATATGAGAGGTCCTCCATGGTGCATGTGTTGTATCGTAGAAGATTGTACAGTTGTGTATAGGTGTCATATCATCCATTTCATAGACGGATATATCATGTTTGGCATCGAATGTAATTGTTCAAGTTTCTGAGACGAGAAACAACCGTTTGTCTCTAAAATGGATGACATAGTGGCTATATAGGGGTGGCAATTGTAGCCGATCCATCGTATATCATATTTGACCCAACCTAAATAGAATGAGTTATACCCGACCCATTTAAACCCTAGGGTTGGTATGAGTTCCGGATAAAATATCAAAGTGGGTTCGGATTCGGTACGGATAATGGTATGTCCCTACTCAAACCCGATCCAGTATTATCTTAATCTAAATCCACCCTTccaaaattataattattttataatatttgtgTTTTCTTTTCCGATCCTATCAAACCCAACCCAAATCCGTACCATCTATTTCACCTTAAGCCGATCCGACCCTGCCATCCCTGGGAAAATAACAGCCGCTGTGACCGTCAACATTTTTTTCAGGTAACAAAAAACGACTTTTTAAAACTTGACTGCAGGAATTCGACGGTTGGCTTTGCCGCCACTGGCCATTTGGTAACATGTCCTCCATTTCTCCCGCCCTCCCGAAGCTCCAATGCAGCTCCTTCTCCTCCGACCAACGagccctctccctcctcctccaggGCCCCGTCAACCCCACCCACCTCCCCCAAATCCACGCCCGAATCTTCCGTCTCGGCGCCCACCACGACAACCTCATCGCCACACGCCTCATCGGACGCCTTCCCGCCCCCCTTGCCCTCCGCATTCTCTGCCTTCTCGATAAGCCCAGCATCTTCCCGTTTAACGCCGCCATCCGTGTCCTCTCCGATGCCGGTCTCCCCCTCCCTGCCCTCTCCCTCTTCAAGTCCCTCATGCTCCGCTCCCTTTCCCCCAATGATTTCACCTTCTCGTTCCTCCTCAAGGCCTGCACATCCTCCAAAGACGCTTACCACGTCCAGCAAATCCATTCCCATGTCGTCAAAACAGGGTTCGGTTCGAATTCTTATGTCCCCAATGGGCTTCTCTCTGCCTATGTAAAGGGTGCTGGGGATGTTGTATCGGCGCATAGATTGTTTGATGAAATGCCGGAGAGAAAGTTGGTTTGTTCCTGGACATGTTTGATTGCTGGATATGCTCAATCTGGGAGGTCGGAGGAAGCTCTGAAGCTTTTTCTGAGAATGGTCAAGGGGAATATGAAGTTGGAGGATGACACCATGGTAAGCACCCTGTCTGCATGTTCAAATCTCAAGACTGTAGATCTTGAGAAGTGGGTGGATATTTTCATGGAATTTGGTACTAGTATTCATAAGTTTTCATGTGATTCAGTCAACACTGTTCTTATTTATCTGTATGGAAGGTGGGGGAAGATTGAGACAGGCAGAGAATTATTTGATAGGATGATGGGGAGAGGAAGGGATAATATAAGCATTGTGGCATGGAATGCCATGATCGGTGGGTATGTCCAAAACAGTCTGCCGATTGAGGCTTTGGATCTTTTTCATAAAATGCTTTCTATTTCGAGACCCAAACCTAACCATGTTACGATTGTTAGCATGCTCTCAGCTTGTGCTTTAGTGGGTGATTTGGAACTTGGGAGATGGGCTCATGAATATGTGAAATTCAATGGTCGTAAAGGGGTTCTCGAATCAAATAGGATTCTAGCAACTGCTTTCATAGACATGTATTCCAAGTGTGGGAGTTTGGAGGAGGCTAAGAAGGTCTTCGATGGAATGGCCATGAAGGATGTCGTCTCTCTCAATGCCATGATCATGGGTCTTGCCACAAATGGTCAAGGAGAAGTGGTTCTGAGGCTCTTCTCTGAAATGGAGAAGTCTGGTGTCCAACCCAATGATGGGACTTTCTTGGGTTTACTGTGTGCATGCACCCATTCAGGATTGGTGGATGAAGGGCGCATGCTCTTCAAAGATATGTACCGGAAGTATTTAGTCACACCAAGTTTAGACCATTATGCCTCTTTTGTCAATCTCCTTGCACGGGCCAGCCATGTTGAAGAGGCTCTTGAGGTTGTTAAGAGCATGCCAATTCAGCCTAATGGCCTTGTGTGGGGAGCATTGCTAGGAGCATGCTTGGTTCATTCTAGAGTTGACATCGCTCAAGATGTAGCAAGAAAGCTTGTTGATGTGGACCCAGAAAACTCTGCTGGTTATGTTATGTTGTCTAATGCATATGCAAGCCATCATTGTTGGGGCAACATTGTCGAGTTGAGAGAATTGATGAAGATGAAAGGCGTCAGAAAGCAACCAGGTTGCAGTTGGATCAGTGTCAATGGAATTGTGCATGAATTTCAAGTGGGATCTATATCACACCCTCAATTAGAGAAGTTGCACTGTTTATTGGCTTCTTTGTCTCAGGAAATGAGATTGATGGGCTGTTAGATAGAAGAGTCTACCGAAGGTTGGGCACAAATGAGCATAGAAGTGGATTCACAGGGATGCTATCAACTCCAAAAGGAGTCTCCTTGGTGTGAGTTCTGTTCATGCAACTCATTCTAct
It includes:
- the LOC103704972 gene encoding pentatricopeptide repeat-containing protein At1g08070, chloroplastic-like yields the protein MSSISPALPKLQCSSFSSDQRALSLLLQGPVNPTHLPQIHARIFRLGAHHDNLIATRLIGRLPAPLALRILCLLDKPSIFPFNAAIRVLSDAGLPLPALSLFKSLMLRSLSPNDFTFSFLLKACTSSKDAYHVQQIHSHVVKTGFGSNSYVPNGLLSAYVKGAGDVVSAHRLFDEMPERKLVCSWTCLIAGYAQSGRSEEALKLFLRMVKGNMKLEDDTMVSTLSACSNLKTVDLEKWVDIFMEFGTSIHKFSCDSVNTVLIYLYGRWGKIETGRELFDRMMGRGRDNISIVAWNAMIGGYVQNSLPIEALDLFHKMLSISRPKPNHVTIVSMLSACALVGDLELGRWAHEYVKFNGRKGVLESNRILATAFIDMYSKCGSLEEAKKVFDGMAMKDVVSLNAMIMGLATNGQGEVVLRLFSEMEKSGVQPNDGTFLGLLCACTHSGLVDEGRMLFKDMYRKYLVTPSLDHYASFVNLLARASHVEEALEVVKSMPIQPNGLVWGALLGACLVHSRVDIAQDVARKLVDVDPENSAGYVMLSNAYASHHCWGNIVELRELMKMKGVRKQPGCSWISVNGIVHEFQVGSISHPQLEKLHCLLASLSQEMRLMGC
- the LOC103704974 gene encoding protein GAMETE EXPRESSED 1, which translates into the protein MGNRCYLFLLVLVCLCSKSQSFSWPFSSSSAIPPSHGGPKKELFGTRADFSIEAIEDPKGMRLVEDAKKKLVTSNSCWQNAYRNLFSGCKDIIADKDKRSRLAWHLSDCFQEDSGRSNFPTCDAGTAMMKCLKKLDESEYNIYLQFFLETNSICHQLQTEAFKHDTERLINDLSESARFAEDQLVIIEERSEKLLHDSKRVHDSLTSIDLQTQNIAQASKDVEAQLHDVEKHSVAIIEQSRGIAESQLEIQTGYLRMNETLESGMAQLHKSHESLGDGLARLRDDATKIESEIEVLRESMSSRMQDLQRKANDIGEVAGMSLEKQKRLLDGQSRAIEGLDFLTRSQYEAIKESRENVEKLAELGHRQQKELLRRQEEIQQAHDRLLQNSQSILAAQEEFELKQANIFAALDKLFALHNALLVESRFIKSFFFYSSVIFLLYMLTSAKQTFGIRARLYLGLCITFMIEIAIIRFGEDDFNRQTWIMSKIFLARSTFLVAAAVQILHSIFTFRDYEVLNHQLLQTLVEKVHNMEQNSGNKFLSYSMESDTDLSRYSWIDEELPEDVDVDVDPNYALPEEVAENSITTTSVSRKYDLRPRRCR